One segment of Tindallia magadiensis DNA contains the following:
- the ilvC gene encoding ketol-acid reductoisomerase has translation MAKMFYENECKLDALQGKKVAVIGYGSQGHAHALNLHESGIDVTVGLYEGSKSWAKAEEAGLKVDIAGRATAQADVVIMLINDEKQPQLFKESIEPNLEAGNYLVFAHGFNIHYGQVVPPEDVNVFMVAPKGPGHTVRSQYQEGRGVPCLVAVYQDLTGDTLEVGLAYAAAIGGARAGVLETTFKEETETDLFGEQAVLCGGVTALMKAGFEVLVEAGYQPESAYFECLHEMKLIIDLINEGGLSYMRYSVSDTAEYGDYRVGERIVTEETKEEMRKVLKEVQDGTFAKEWILENQANRPSFTAKRKMEAEHPVEIVGKDLRKMMSWLKK, from the coding sequence ATGGCAAAAATGTTTTATGAAAATGAGTGTAAGCTAGATGCGTTACAAGGGAAGAAAGTTGCTGTTATTGGATACGGAAGTCAAGGACATGCACATGCACTTAATCTGCATGAGTCAGGCATAGATGTTACGGTGGGACTATATGAAGGAAGTAAATCCTGGGCAAAAGCGGAAGAAGCTGGGTTAAAGGTAGATATTGCTGGCAGAGCTACCGCGCAGGCTGATGTTGTGATCATGTTAATCAATGACGAAAAACAGCCACAATTGTTTAAAGAAAGTATTGAACCAAACCTTGAAGCTGGAAACTATTTAGTCTTTGCTCATGGATTTAACATCCATTATGGGCAAGTAGTGCCACCAGAAGATGTGAATGTATTTATGGTAGCTCCTAAAGGTCCTGGACATACAGTAAGAAGTCAATATCAAGAAGGAAGAGGAGTTCCTTGTTTGGTAGCGGTTTATCAAGATCTTACAGGAGATACGCTGGAAGTAGGTCTGGCCTATGCGGCTGCAATTGGTGGAGCAAGAGCTGGTGTTCTTGAAACTACCTTCAAAGAAGAAACGGAAACCGATTTGTTTGGAGAACAAGCTGTCTTGTGTGGCGGTGTCACAGCGCTAATGAAAGCGGGTTTTGAAGTACTAGTAGAAGCAGGATATCAGCCGGAAAGTGCATACTTTGAGTGCTTGCATGAAATGAAATTAATCATTGATCTGATTAATGAGGGTGGATTAAGTTATATGAGATACTCCGTTAGTGATACAGCTGAATATGGTGATTATCGAGTAGGCGAACGGATAGTGACAGAAGAAACGAAAGAAGAAATGAGAAAAGTTTTGAAAGAGGTTCAAGACGGAACCTTTGCGAAGGAATGGATCTTAGAAAACCAGGCAAACAGACCAAGCTTTACAGCAAAAAGAAAAATGGAAGCAGAACATCCGGTGGAAATAGTAGGGAAAGATTTAAGAAAAATGATGAGCTGGCTTAAAAAGTAA
- a CDS encoding 2-isopropylmalate synthase has product MNESNISIFDTTLRDGEQSPGCSMNLKEKLEMAKQLEKLKVDVIEAGFAIASPGDFEAVKTIADTVKEVKVASLSRALPQDIDKAYEAVKGAEAPRIHTFIATSDIHMKYKLKAEPEDVLNRAVEMVKYAKKYLNDVQFSAEDATRSQPEFLYRVFEAVIKAGATVINVPDTVGYTTPEEFTALIKGIKENVPNIDKATIAVHCHNDLGMAVANTLAAAKAGARQLECTINGIGERAGNAAMEEIVMALQTRNDFYQNKTNIETQQLYPTSRLLTQITGMKVQRNKAIVGENAFAHESGIHQHGVLANKSTYEIMTPESVGLHQHQLVLGKHSGRHAFEDRMKSMGYDLDKKTLDNIFQSFKELADKKKVVYNKDLEALIKDKTLKMEEFFQLQQFVINCGNFMTATATVKLKNNEKELEAVSTGSGPIYAAFGAIDQLVGKEYKLDDYSLQAITEGEDAQGEAFVQIKRHDELYHGSGISTDVIEASMKAYINAINRMLSNEQEIDT; this is encoded by the coding sequence ATGAATGAAAGCAATATTAGCATTTTTGATACAACGCTACGTGATGGAGAACAGTCACCAGGTTGTAGCATGAATTTGAAAGAAAAGCTTGAAATGGCAAAACAACTGGAAAAGCTAAAAGTGGACGTTATTGAAGCAGGATTTGCAATCGCATCGCCTGGTGACTTTGAAGCAGTGAAAACTATTGCAGATACGGTAAAAGAGGTAAAAGTTGCCAGCTTATCTCGAGCTTTGCCACAAGATATTGATAAAGCCTATGAAGCAGTTAAAGGAGCTGAAGCTCCACGAATTCACACCTTTATTGCCACATCGGATATTCATATGAAATACAAATTGAAAGCGGAGCCGGAAGATGTGTTGAATCGAGCCGTTGAAATGGTTAAATATGCTAAAAAATATTTGAACGATGTTCAGTTTTCTGCAGAAGACGCAACCCGTAGTCAGCCTGAATTCTTATATAGAGTGTTTGAAGCTGTTATAAAAGCTGGAGCTACGGTGATTAATGTACCGGATACTGTCGGATATACAACTCCAGAAGAATTTACAGCACTGATTAAAGGCATTAAAGAAAATGTTCCGAATATTGACAAAGCAACCATTGCGGTTCATTGTCATAACGATTTGGGAATGGCTGTGGCAAATACTTTAGCAGCAGCGAAAGCAGGAGCAAGACAACTGGAATGTACCATCAATGGTATTGGTGAACGTGCTGGAAATGCAGCAATGGAAGAAATTGTCATGGCATTACAGACAAGGAATGATTTTTATCAAAACAAAACAAATATTGAGACCCAACAATTATATCCAACCAGTCGACTGCTTACCCAAATTACAGGCATGAAAGTACAACGAAATAAGGCGATTGTAGGTGAAAATGCCTTTGCTCACGAATCAGGCATTCATCAACATGGTGTACTTGCTAATAAAAGCACTTATGAAATTATGACACCAGAATCTGTAGGTCTTCATCAACATCAACTGGTACTTGGAAAACATTCTGGCAGACACGCCTTTGAAGATCGCATGAAGTCAATGGGATATGATTTAGATAAAAAAACACTGGATAATATCTTTCAATCATTTAAGGAGCTGGCAGATAAAAAGAAAGTGGTTTACAACAAAGATCTTGAAGCTTTAATTAAAGATAAAACCCTTAAAATGGAAGAGTTCTTCCAGTTACAACAGTTTGTTATCAATTGTGGTAACTTTATGACAGCAACGGCGACGGTAAAATTAAAGAATAACGAAAAAGAATTAGAAGCAGTATCAACAGGTTCAGGACCTATTTATGCCGCTTTTGGAGCGATAGACCAATTGGTGGGAAAAGAGTATAAGCTGGATGATTATTCTTTACAGGCCATTACAGAAGGTGAGGATGCTCAGGGAGAAGCTTTTGTGCAGATAAAGAGACATGATGAACTTTATCATGGTAGCGGAATCAGTACAGATGTTATTGAGGCAAGCATGAAAGCCTATATCAATGCGATTAATCGAATGCTTAGCAATGAACAAGAAATAGATACCTAG
- the leuB gene encoding 3-isopropylmalate dehydrogenase, with product MKKKIAVIPGDGIGPEVMKQTLRILRFLEEKFRHEFEVEECLAGGVAIDKEGVPLPDHTLKTCKDADAILLGAVGGPKWDHLEGTDRPERALLTIRKELGFFANLRPATLFPAMKDACPLKPSLIEKGLDLMVVRELTGGIYFGEQKTITEKNGKKSAYDTMFYHEDEIRRIVKIAFEIASKRKRKLLSVDKANVLESSRLWRKTIIQEAKNYPDICLEHMYIDNAAMQLIRDPNQFDVMVTGNMFGDILSDEASMITGSIGLLPSASLDADQKGMYEPIHGSAPDIAGQNKANPLAMILSAAMMFKNSFDLTREADIIESAVEKVLDEGYRTADIYSENTVMLTTEEMGQQVLDTMKNM from the coding sequence ATGAAAAAGAAAATTGCCGTCATACCAGGTGATGGAATTGGTCCGGAAGTAATGAAACAAACCCTACGTATTCTCCGATTTCTTGAAGAGAAGTTTCGTCATGAGTTTGAAGTGGAGGAATGCTTAGCTGGTGGAGTGGCAATTGATAAGGAGGGTGTTCCACTCCCTGATCACACCCTGAAAACGTGTAAAGACGCTGATGCCATTCTTTTAGGAGCGGTAGGAGGACCTAAATGGGATCATCTTGAAGGAACTGACAGGCCAGAAAGAGCATTGCTGACGATCCGAAAAGAACTGGGATTTTTTGCTAACCTAAGACCAGCTACGTTGTTTCCGGCGATGAAAGACGCTTGTCCCCTAAAACCATCGTTAATAGAAAAAGGACTGGATTTGATGGTTGTTCGTGAGCTGACAGGCGGCATCTATTTTGGTGAACAGAAGACAATAACTGAGAAAAATGGAAAAAAGTCAGCCTATGATACGATGTTTTATCATGAAGATGAAATACGTAGAATTGTTAAAATAGCTTTTGAAATTGCTTCTAAACGAAAAAGAAAATTACTTAGTGTGGATAAAGCAAATGTTTTGGAAAGTTCGAGACTGTGGAGAAAAACGATTATTCAGGAAGCAAAAAACTATCCCGATATCTGCCTTGAACATATGTATATCGATAATGCAGCCATGCAGTTAATTCGTGATCCTAATCAATTTGATGTGATGGTTACTGGTAATATGTTTGGTGATATTCTTTCTGATGAAGCAAGTATGATTACCGGATCAATAGGGCTGCTTCCTTCCGCCAGTCTTGATGCCGATCAGAAAGGCATGTATGAGCCAATTCATGGTTCAGCACCGGATATAGCAGGACAGAATAAAGCGAATCCTTTAGCAATGATTTTATCCGCAGCAATGATGTTCAAGAATTCCTTTGATTTAACCCGCGAAGCTGACATAATTGAAAGTGCCGTAGAGAAGGTTTTGGATGAAGGATACCGTACGGCTGATATTTACTCAGAAAATACAGTAATGCTAACAACGGAAGAAATGGGTCAGCAGGTTCTTGATACCATGAAAAATATGTAA
- the ilvB gene encoding biosynthetic-type acetolactate synthase large subunit, whose product MRLNGSQILMECLLEHNVDTVFGYPGGAVINIYDAIYEYQDRIKHILTAHEQGASHAADGYARSTGKVGVCIATSGPGATNLVTGIATAYMDSVPMVAITGNVPVALLGKDSFQEVDITGITMPITKHNFIVKNVEDLAKTIRRAFYIAQEGRPGPVLVDIPKDVTVALAEYKKETIKPVFEHTDSICEETLDAVVELINASKKPFVLTGGGVIRSDASQETLELVEKIQSPVASSLMGLGGIPTNHELFTGMIGMHGSKTSNLASSECDLFIAIGSRFSDRITSNIKLFASEANIVHIDIDPAEINKNIQTFYHVAGDVKASLKRLNEKLKEKVSKERYQWKEQIIQWKEQYPLEKNQNGAIKPHYVIRKLSELTSGKAIITTEVGQSQMWSAQYYDYVLPRTFLSSGGLGTMGYGLGASLGAKLGNPDKIVVNIAGDGSFCMNNNELATAVHYHLPVIVLVLDNQALGMVRQWQDLFFDKRFSQTDRNRCTDFIKLAEAYGAKGYRMEKVADVEPILKEALTQTIPVVIHCPIDPDDKVFPMVPPGAAIKDLITEESQG is encoded by the coding sequence ATGCGATTAAATGGATCTCAAATCTTAATGGAATGCTTACTGGAACATAACGTCGACACTGTATTCGGTTATCCCGGGGGCGCCGTCATTAATATTTATGACGCAATATATGAATACCAAGATCGGATAAAGCATATTTTAACGGCACATGAACAAGGCGCTTCTCACGCTGCTGATGGCTATGCAAGATCGACAGGGAAGGTGGGCGTATGCATTGCAACCTCAGGGCCTGGTGCTACAAACTTAGTAACTGGCATTGCTACTGCTTATATGGACTCTGTACCGATGGTGGCGATTACAGGAAATGTACCGGTAGCTTTACTTGGAAAAGATAGTTTTCAGGAAGTTGATATTACAGGCATTACCATGCCTATTACCAAACACAATTTCATTGTGAAAAATGTGGAGGATTTGGCAAAAACCATTCGAAGGGCTTTTTATATTGCTCAAGAAGGTAGGCCTGGTCCCGTATTGGTTGATATCCCAAAAGATGTTACTGTAGCTCTCGCTGAATATAAGAAAGAGACAATAAAGCCTGTTTTTGAACATACAGACTCCATTTGTGAAGAAACATTAGATGCTGTAGTTGAACTCATTAATGCATCAAAAAAACCTTTTGTACTCACTGGTGGGGGGGTGATCCGATCTGATGCATCACAAGAAACCCTTGAACTGGTAGAAAAAATACAGTCACCTGTTGCTTCATCGCTGATGGGGTTGGGAGGAATTCCTACTAATCACGAACTGTTTACCGGTATGATTGGTATGCATGGCAGCAAGACATCAAACCTTGCGTCTTCTGAATGTGATCTTTTTATTGCCATTGGATCAAGGTTCAGTGATCGGATTACCAGCAATATAAAGCTATTTGCTTCGGAAGCAAACATTGTGCATATTGATATTGATCCTGCGGAGATTAATAAAAACATACAAACTTTTTACCATGTGGCTGGTGATGTAAAAGCATCCTTAAAAAGGTTAAATGAAAAACTGAAGGAAAAAGTAAGCAAAGAACGATATCAATGGAAAGAACAAATTATCCAATGGAAAGAACAATACCCGTTGGAAAAAAATCAGAACGGCGCCATTAAACCGCATTATGTGATTCGAAAATTAAGCGAACTTACCTCTGGAAAAGCGATTATTACAACAGAAGTAGGTCAAAGTCAAATGTGGTCAGCTCAATACTATGATTATGTTTTACCAAGAACTTTCTTATCATCCGGTGGTTTGGGGACGATGGGGTATGGACTGGGAGCCAGTTTAGGTGCAAAACTAGGAAACCCTGATAAAATAGTGGTGAACATTGCTGGTGATGGTAGTTTTTGCATGAACAATAATGAATTAGCCACGGCAGTGCACTATCATTTGCCGGTCATTGTACTGGTGTTAGACAATCAAGCATTGGGAATGGTTAGACAGTGGCAGGATCTATTTTTCGATAAACGCTTTTCTCAAACAGACAGGAATCGTTGTACCGATTTTATTAAGCTGGCGGAAGCTTACGGTGCAAAAGGATACCGAATGGAGAAGGTGGCAGATGTCGAACCAATTCTGAAAGAAGCTTTAACACAAACGATTCCGGTGGTCATACATTGCCCTATTGATCCTGATGATAAAGTATTTCCGATGGTTCCTCCGGGAGCGGCTATTAAAGATTTAATTACGGAAGAATCTCAGGGATAA
- a CDS encoding DUF1576 domain-containing protein, producing MEKSVELKSHAKSSVFEKEQVYVVETEEKVKYFIMTGFAIILLLSSFLFSHPSEIVQGLLDIIVSPSILVSDYMVIGNVGASFFNAGILMLISIYLAYKNGVNMNGPIMAAAFTVAGFALFGKNLFNIWPVIIGVYLRSLYAKEKFSKFILPALFGTALGPLVSQVSFGYDLGQIPAIVLGCAIGVLAGFLLPPLANHFIKFHQGFNLYNVGFTCGIVGMLFMAFFRSFDLENPATLIVAEGFNKTFTIYLSIFFGIMLIVGFFCNNRSFKRYSWALKHSGRLVSDFVSLNGFGLSLINMALLGYLSMAYILAVGGELNGPIIGGIFTIVGFGAFGKHTKNVLPLLLGVYIASLFQIWDANSTGALLAALFGTTLAPIAGTYGWSFGIIAGIVHMSMVMNVGFLHGGMNLYNNGFSGGFVAAILTPLFDSLNRFKGDAES from the coding sequence TTGGAAAAATCTGTTGAGCTAAAATCACATGCTAAGTCCAGTGTCTTTGAAAAAGAGCAGGTGTACGTTGTGGAAACGGAGGAAAAAGTAAAGTATTTTATTATGACTGGTTTTGCTATTATTTTATTACTATCTTCTTTTCTTTTTAGTCACCCTTCTGAAATTGTTCAAGGTCTCCTTGACATCATCGTATCTCCGAGTATACTTGTATCAGACTACATGGTAATTGGAAATGTAGGTGCTTCTTTCTTCAATGCCGGAATATTGATGTTAATCTCGATTTACCTAGCTTATAAAAATGGCGTCAATATGAATGGCCCTATTATGGCAGCCGCTTTCACCGTTGCAGGCTTTGCACTTTTTGGAAAAAATCTTTTCAATATTTGGCCTGTGATTATTGGTGTTTACCTGCGGTCTTTATACGCGAAAGAAAAGTTTAGCAAATTCATTTTACCAGCTTTATTTGGTACAGCCCTTGGGCCTCTTGTCAGTCAGGTTTCTTTTGGATACGATTTAGGCCAAATTCCTGCTATTGTTTTAGGGTGTGCCATTGGAGTGTTAGCAGGTTTTTTACTGCCACCTCTGGCAAATCATTTCATTAAGTTTCATCAAGGTTTTAACCTGTATAATGTTGGATTTACCTGCGGAATTGTTGGTATGCTCTTTATGGCATTTTTTCGTTCCTTTGATCTGGAAAACCCAGCTACTTTAATTGTTGCCGAAGGTTTTAACAAAACATTTACTATCTACTTAAGTATCTTTTTTGGAATCATGCTTATTGTCGGATTCTTTTGTAATAACCGTTCCTTTAAAAGATACTCTTGGGCACTAAAACATTCCGGAAGATTGGTTTCAGACTTTGTATCCTTAAATGGTTTTGGTCTTTCTCTCATTAACATGGCTTTATTAGGGTATCTGTCTATGGCCTACATACTAGCCGTAGGTGGTGAACTGAATGGCCCTATTATTGGAGGTATTTTTACTATTGTTGGTTTTGGTGCTTTCGGTAAACATACAAAAAATGTGCTTCCTTTGCTTTTAGGTGTTTACATCGCGTCTCTTTTTCAGATATGGGATGCCAATTCTACAGGTGCTTTGCTTGCCGCTCTTTTCGGAACAACCTTAGCCCCTATAGCCGGTACCTATGGCTGGTCTTTTGGAATTATCGCCGGTATTGTTCATATGAGCATGGTCATGAATGTTGGATTTTTGCACGGAGGAATGAATCTATACAACAATGGTTTTTCAGGCGGCTTTGTTGCGGCTATCTTAACACCTCTTTTCGACTCACTAAATCGCTTTAAAGGAGATGCTGAATCTTGA
- a CDS encoding zinc-dependent alcohol dehydrogenase family protein produces MKAMVINEFGSADCFREHSLEEPNLSSGQVKIHVKASSVNPIDIKIRSGLVPALAPDFPAILHGDVAGTITEVSPDVKRFNKGDEVFALGGGVKGHSGALAEYMVIDERLVARKPEGLSMEETAALPVVSLTAWEALMERGKIKKGDKILIHGAAGGVGHIAVQLAKSQGAHVTTTVSDKYKADIALKLGADEVVYYKEEKVKDYVDRVTSGKGFHLVFDTVGKENLDHSFQAAAVKGTVISTNTRSTHDLSLLHGKGLTLHVVFLLLPLISDEGREKMGENLSKIADLAEEGRIKPMLHKVIYGFSEVKEAHQLLEKGKHIGKISLLNDLK; encoded by the coding sequence ATGAAGGCAATGGTGATTAATGAATTTGGCAGTGCAGATTGTTTCCGGGAACATTCATTGGAAGAACCCAACCTATCATCAGGTCAAGTGAAAATTCATGTGAAAGCTTCAAGTGTCAATCCCATTGACATTAAGATCAGAAGTGGACTAGTACCTGCCTTAGCGCCTGATTTTCCGGCGATTTTACATGGAGATGTCGCTGGGACAATCACAGAAGTATCTCCTGATGTAAAAAGATTTAATAAAGGTGATGAGGTTTTTGCGCTAGGTGGAGGTGTCAAAGGCCATAGCGGTGCGCTTGCGGAGTATATGGTAATCGATGAAAGGCTGGTAGCTAGGAAACCAGAGGGTTTGTCTATGGAAGAAACAGCCGCACTTCCTGTAGTATCTCTGACGGCGTGGGAAGCCTTGATGGAAAGAGGGAAGATAAAAAAAGGGGATAAAATTTTAATACATGGTGCGGCTGGTGGTGTTGGACATATAGCCGTTCAATTGGCAAAAAGCCAGGGAGCTCATGTGACCACAACAGTATCAGATAAATATAAAGCGGATATAGCATTAAAGCTGGGTGCAGATGAAGTAGTGTACTATAAAGAAGAAAAAGTAAAGGACTATGTTGACAGAGTAACAAGTGGAAAAGGATTTCATCTCGTGTTTGATACGGTGGGCAAAGAAAACCTTGACCATTCTTTTCAGGCCGCCGCCGTTAAAGGTACGGTCATATCAACTAACACCAGATCTACCCATGATTTGTCCTTGTTACATGGAAAAGGGCTGACACTTCATGTTGTATTCTTGCTTTTGCCCTTGATATCTGACGAAGGAAGAGAAAAGATGGGAGAAAACTTATCAAAAATTGCTGATTTGGCTGAAGAAGGTAGGATCAAACCCATGCTTCATAAGGTTATTTATGGTTTTTCGGAAGTAAAAGAAGCACATCAACTATTGGAAAAAGGAAAACATATCGGAAAAATATCTTTGCTAAATGATTTGAAGTAA
- a CDS encoding glycine--tRNA ligase, protein MSQEKSMEKIVAMAKNRGFVFPGSEVYGGLANTWDYGPLGVELKNNVKKAWWKKFIQQNPHNVGLDAAILMNPKTWEASGHVGGFSDPLMDCKECKSRFRADKIIEDVLQKNADETPVDGWAPEKMKSFIEENQVSCPECGAKNFTDIREFNLMFKTFQGVTENSSTQIYLRPETAQGIFVNFKNVQRSSRKKIPFGIGQIGKAFRNEITPGNFTFRTREFEQMELEFFCKPGTDIEWFHYWSDFCKNWLLNLGLKEESIRMREHGQDELSHYSNATTDIEFRFPFGWGELWGIADRTDFDLKQHRDHSGTEFNYLDPATNEKYIPYCIEPSVGVDRVALAFLVDAYEEEVISEKDSRVVLRLHPALSPFKAAVLPLTKKLSEEAEKLFNELSKDYMIDYDEAGSIGKRYRRHDEIGTPFCITVDFDTLEDKAVTIRHRDSMDQERVSIDKLKTYLAEKLDF, encoded by the coding sequence GTGAGTCAAGAAAAAAGCATGGAAAAAATTGTTGCAATGGCTAAGAATAGAGGCTTCGTTTTTCCGGGTTCGGAAGTGTATGGAGGATTAGCAAATACATGGGATTACGGTCCATTGGGAGTAGAGCTTAAAAACAATGTAAAAAAAGCCTGGTGGAAAAAGTTTATTCAGCAAAACCCACATAATGTGGGGTTGGATGCAGCCATATTGATGAATCCTAAAACGTGGGAAGCATCGGGACATGTGGGTGGTTTTAGCGATCCTTTGATGGACTGCAAGGAATGTAAAAGTAGGTTTAGAGCCGATAAAATAATAGAAGATGTTTTACAAAAAAATGCCGACGAAACGCCTGTAGATGGGTGGGCACCAGAAAAAATGAAATCCTTTATAGAAGAGAATCAAGTTTCTTGTCCAGAATGTGGAGCAAAGAACTTTACGGATATTCGTGAATTCAACTTAATGTTTAAGACTTTTCAAGGAGTGACTGAAAACAGCAGTACACAAATTTACTTACGACCAGAAACGGCGCAAGGAATTTTTGTGAACTTCAAAAATGTGCAAAGATCATCTAGAAAAAAAATTCCTTTTGGAATCGGTCAGATAGGTAAAGCTTTTCGTAATGAAATTACACCAGGAAACTTTACGTTCAGAACAAGAGAATTTGAACAAATGGAGCTAGAGTTTTTTTGTAAACCGGGTACGGATATAGAATGGTTTCACTATTGGTCAGACTTCTGCAAAAACTGGCTTTTGAACCTTGGGTTAAAGGAAGAAAGCATAAGAATGAGAGAGCATGGGCAGGACGAATTATCTCACTATAGCAATGCAACAACAGACATCGAGTTTCGATTTCCTTTTGGATGGGGAGAACTTTGGGGAATTGCCGATAGAACGGACTTTGATTTAAAGCAGCATCGGGACCATTCAGGAACAGAGTTTAACTATCTTGATCCTGCTACAAATGAAAAATATATCCCTTACTGTATCGAACCGTCGGTAGGAGTGGATCGTGTCGCTTTAGCCTTTTTAGTAGATGCCTATGAAGAAGAAGTGATAAGTGAAAAAGATAGCCGGGTAGTCCTTCGTTTACACCCTGCGTTATCTCCTTTTAAGGCAGCGGTGTTACCATTGACAAAAAAATTATCAGAAGAAGCAGAAAAACTTTTTAATGAACTATCAAAAGATTATATGATTGATTATGATGAAGCCGGCAGCATTGGTAAACGGTATAGACGTCATGACGAAATAGGAACACCCTTTTGCATAACCGTTGATTTTGATACATTAGAAGACAAAGCTGTTACGATTCGACATAGAGATTCAATGGATCAGGAGCGGGTATCTATTGATAAACTAAAAACATATTTAGCAGAAAAACTTGATTTTTAA
- a CDS encoding pyruvate, water dikinase regulatory protein has protein sequence MQGIPAEKTKILIISDSIGETAEQVAKAALSQFNLQEYDIRRHSFVSEIGQIDDILEEAMAKDTIIMFTLVIEEVKKYLVAETEKRNILSIDLMSSIMEVLEKRFGTKPIGEAGMIRKLDEEYFRKIEAIEFAVKYDDGKDPRGLKKADIVLIGISRTSKTPLSMYLAHRNIKVANVPLVPEVKPPKELYEVSSQKIIGLTTDPYKLIEIRKERIKALGLKDGANYASIQRIIEELEYADEIMRKLSCPVIDVSARAVEESASIILEICREIGYNVGKLK, from the coding sequence ATGCAGGGTATTCCGGCTGAAAAAACAAAAATACTAATTATATCTGACTCTATTGGAGAAACAGCAGAACAGGTAGCAAAAGCCGCATTAAGCCAGTTTAATTTACAAGAATATGATATTCGCAGGCATTCTTTTGTATCAGAAATAGGGCAGATTGATGATATTTTAGAAGAAGCGATGGCAAAAGATACGATTATTATGTTTACGCTTGTGATTGAAGAAGTGAAAAAGTATTTAGTAGCAGAGACAGAAAAAAGAAATATTTTAAGCATTGATCTTATGTCCTCCATTATGGAAGTTTTGGAAAAAAGATTTGGAACAAAACCAATCGGAGAAGCAGGAATGATTAGAAAGCTGGATGAAGAATACTTTAGAAAAATTGAAGCAATAGAATTTGCCGTAAAGTATGATGATGGAAAAGACCCGAGAGGTTTGAAAAAAGCCGATATTGTGCTTATTGGTATCTCTAGAACTTCTAAAACGCCTTTGAGCATGTATTTAGCTCATCGAAACATAAAAGTGGCAAATGTGCCGTTGGTACCAGAAGTAAAGCCACCGAAGGAACTATATGAAGTTTCTTCCCAAAAAATCATTGGATTAACGACAGATCCATACAAATTAATCGAAATCAGAAAAGAACGAATAAAAGCATTGGGATTAAAAGATGGTGCTAACTATGCGAGCATACAACGAATTATTGAAGAGTTAGAGTATGCCGATGAAATCATGCGTAAACTGAGTTGTCCTGTTATTGATGTTTCGGCACGCGCAGTTGAAGAAAGTGCCAGTATTATTTTAGAGATTTGCAGAGAAATCGGTTATAATGTAGGTAAACTAAAATAA